Proteins from one Dermacentor variabilis isolate Ectoservices chromosome 1, ASM5094787v1, whole genome shotgun sequence genomic window:
- the LOC142570555 gene encoding uncharacterized protein LOC142570555, with the protein MQPVQEETEWCSEAAERSGVVRPPTQPLHSGWRPSPTWAGLPRDTHFLAEGPWPAAAAPDRTYPNYYYEGSAGPISEQSLEPEAVTEPAKPSSPECLSFVLGVAFAALLLGIGLLVVHSSLSPHDITPDIEEDALERGLEVAPNTVGQRLMPRGVVHPDVDERGNRKTTNRKRRVQVAGRTANGGGASRPRLTTAKASPETTTLAATVASTRVEDGAQQRGASTDDSCRRHVYTHCVRPRPEFYYSAERRACVPAAADTVHVCNRGSNRFASFESCLASCVNGRRMSDRCYESTLFFPCAQQDVLDVPWYFDGKNCVAWSFPQGTCLPMGRRGVFRSFEECRRRCVLRTEPECDETPPAEACSPRQLRHPYFADMQARGGARCVNASRRTLQSRRCLIGSNQFASLEACRKACVRS; encoded by the exons ATGCAGCCCGTCCAAGAGGAAACCGAGTGGTGCAGCGAAGCAGCCGAGCGTTCTGGCGTCGTCCGCCCGCCGACGCAGCCTCTTCACAGCGGATGGAGGCCTTCGCCGACGTGGGCTGGACTGCCACGCGATACGCACTTCCTGGCCGAGGGCCCGTGGCCGGCAGCAGCAGCCCCGGACCGCACCTATCCCAATTACTATTACGAAGGCAGCGCCGGGCCCATTTCCGAGCAGTCGCTGGAGCCCGAAGCTGTGACGGAGCCCGCGAAGCCTAGCAGTCCCGAGTGCCTGAGCTTCGTCCTCGGCGTGGCTTTCGCGGCACTCCTGTTGGGCATCGGTCTTCTCGTCGTCCACAGCTCACTGTCGCCGCACGACATCACCCCAGACATTGAGGAAGACGCCCTGGAGCGGGGGCTGGAAGTGGCACCGAACACAGTCGGCCAGCGCCTCATGCCGCGCGGGGTTGTACATCCGGACGTGGACGAACGCGGGAACAGGAAGACTACGAACAGGAAACGACGGGTCCAAGTCGCGGGCAGAACGGCGAATGGCGGAGGGGCATCTCGACCACGGCTGACGACTGCGAAGGCGAGCCCCGAGACGACGACACTTGCTGCCACAGTGGCCAGTACTCGGGTCGAAGACGGCGCACAACAGAGAGGT GCATCCACCGACGATTCGTGCAGACGCCACGTGTACACACACTGTGTGCGGCCCAGGCCAGAGTTCTACTACAGTGCCGAACGGAGAGCCTGCGTCccggcggcggcggacaccgTGCACGTGTGCAACCGCGGCTCCAACCGGTTTGCCAGCTTTGAGAGCTGCCTCGCCAGCTGTGTCAACGGCCGCCGCATGTCGGACCGGTGCTACGAAAGCACGCTGTTCTTTCCCTGCGCCCA GCAAGACGTGCTCGACGTGCCGTGGTACTTCGacggcaagaactgcgtcgcatGGAGCTTCCCGCAGGGCACCTGCTTGCCAATGGGCCGCCGGGGCGTGTTCCGCAGCTTCGAAGAGTGTCGCCGGCGCTGCGTGCTCCGCACGGAGCCGGAGTGCGACGAGACGCCTCCAGCTGAGGCGTGCTCGCCTCGCCAGCTGAGACACCCTTATTTCGCGGACATGCAGGCGCGCGGTGGCGCTCGCTGCGTGAACGCGTCCCGGCGCACGCTGCAGTCGCGTCGCTGCCTCATCGGGTCCAATCAGTTCGCTTCGCTCGAGGCCTGTCGCAAAGCGTGCGTCAGGAGTTAG